In Papaver somniferum cultivar HN1 chromosome 1, ASM357369v1, whole genome shotgun sequence, a genomic segment contains:
- the LOC113282773 gene encoding probable F-actin-capping protein subunit beta: MEAAMGLMRRIHPKHSETALSALLSLLPQHSSDLLSQVDQPLRVLSDMESGNEFIMCEYNRDADSYRSPWSNKYHPPLEDGQQPSATLRQLEIEANDVFAVYRDQYYEGGISSVYMWEDEDNEGFVACFLIKKDGSKAGQGRRGYLQEGGWDAIHVIQVGPEDETMAHYCLTSTVMLSLTTNDESSGNFNLSGSIRRQMNMDLAVTDGHLCNMGKMIEEMESKLRNSLDQVYFGKTREMVCTLRPPAEVAQLRISETK, translated from the exons ATGGAAGCAGCAATGGGATTAATGAGAAGGATTCATCCAAAACATTCAGAAACTGCATTATCAGCATTACTTAGTCTTTTACCTCAACATTCCTCTGATCTTCTTTCTCAAGTCGATCAACCTCTTCGG GTATTATCTGATATGGAATCTGGAAACGAGTTCATCATGTGTGAATACAACCGAGATGCTGACTCCTACAG GTCACCTTGGTCAAACAAATATCATCCACCTCTGGAGGATGGGCAACAACCATCAGCAACCTTGAGACAACTGGAGATTGAAGCAAATGATGTCTTTGCAGTTTACCGTGACCA GTATTATGAAGGAGGCATTTCATCAGTATACATGTGGGAAGACGAGGATAATGAAGGTTTCGTTGCCTGCTTTTTAATAAAGAAAG ATGGCTCCAAAGCTGGCCAGGGTAGAAGGGGTTATTTGCAAGAAGGTGGATGGGATGCCATTCATGTTATCCAG GTGGGACCAGAGGACGAGACAATGGCTCATTATTGCTTGACCAGTACGGTCATGCTCTCGTTGACAACAAATGATGAATCCTCAGGCAATTTTAATTTGTCGGGATCAATCAGAAGACAG ATGAATATGGACCTCGCAGTTACTGATGGTCACCTTTGTAACATGGGAAAGATGATTGAAGAAATGGAAAGTAAGCTGAGGAACTCGCTGGATCAG GTTTACTTTGGAAAGACAAGGGAGATGGTTTGCACTCTGCGTCCACCAGCCGAAGTCGCACAACTGAGAATATCAGAGACTAAATAA